One window of Staphylococcus chromogenes genomic DNA carries:
- the ribB gene encoding 3,4-dihydroxy-2-butanone-4-phosphate synthase — MEFDSIESALNALKAGDPIVVLDDENRENEGDLIAITEWMKDDTINFMAKYGRGLICAPISKSIAVQAGLSPMVAMNTDPHGTAFTTSIDHVSTSTGISAYERTHTIRALIQENMNTQSFNRPGHVFPLIAQENGVLARRGHTEAAIDLAMLTGAKPAGVICEIMNEDGTMARGEDLQAFKEKHQLKMITIEALVSYIKVHRKLIKQEAKVKLPTRYGSFDMIGFTSEFDGQEHLAIIKGDIHPEMNVRIHSACATGDIFHSERCDCGEQLEKAMAYIQKNGGIILYLPQEGRGIGLMNKLKAYELIEKGYNTITANEALGFEPDLRDYDIAAQILKHLGVSSVHLLSNNPDKFQGLKKYDIDIKGRIPLITNENENNHDYLEVKKTQMGHLI; from the coding sequence ATGGAATTCGATTCAATTGAAAGTGCCCTAAATGCACTAAAAGCAGGCGACCCTATTGTCGTTTTAGATGATGAAAATCGTGAGAATGAAGGCGATCTTATTGCTATCACTGAATGGATGAAAGATGACACGATTAATTTTATGGCTAAATATGGACGCGGACTAATTTGTGCACCTATATCAAAATCTATTGCAGTTCAAGCAGGATTATCTCCGATGGTTGCTATGAATACTGATCCACATGGGACAGCGTTTACAACAAGTATCGACCATGTCTCTACAAGTACTGGTATAAGTGCATATGAGCGTACTCATACAATTCGTGCGCTCATCCAAGAAAATATGAATACACAGTCATTTAACCGTCCAGGGCACGTGTTCCCTCTCATCGCACAAGAAAACGGTGTATTAGCGCGTCGAGGTCATACAGAAGCTGCGATTGATTTAGCAATGTTAACTGGAGCAAAGCCAGCGGGTGTCATTTGTGAAATTATGAATGAAGACGGTACGATGGCTCGTGGAGAGGATTTACAAGCTTTTAAAGAAAAACATCAATTAAAAATGATTACAATAGAAGCACTTGTTTCTTACATTAAAGTCCACCGCAAATTAATTAAACAAGAAGCAAAAGTTAAGTTACCTACCCGTTACGGTTCATTTGATATGATTGGCTTTACCTCAGAGTTTGATGGACAAGAACATCTCGCAATTATTAAAGGGGATATTCATCCTGAAATGAATGTACGTATCCACTCAGCTTGTGCAACAGGGGATATTTTTCATAGTGAACGTTGTGATTGTGGCGAGCAACTGGAAAAAGCCATGGCGTACATTCAAAAAAATGGAGGTATCATTCTATATCTTCCTCAAGAGGGCAGAGGAATTGGTTTAATGAATAAGTTGAAAGCTTATGAATTAATCGAGAAAGGCTATAATACAATCACTGCCAATGAAGCTTTAGGCTTTGAACCAGATTTGCGTGATTATGATATTGCGGCGCAAATCTTGAAACATCTTGGCGTTTCTTCTGTACATTTATTAAGCAATAACCCAGATAAATTTCAAGGTTTAAAGAAATACGATATCGATATTAAAGGAAGAATACCTTTAATTACAAACGAAAACGAAAATAATCATGACTACTTAGAAGTTAAAAAAACACAAATGGGACATCTCATTTAA
- a CDS encoding proline dehydrogenase family protein, translating into MSFVKNFFIALSNNTFLNNAAKKVGPSLGANKVVAGNQLPDIVKTIKRLNDKNIAGTVDILGEFVHNRQEAIDAKDEILKVMKVLHDNHLNAHMSIKLSQLGIEFDRALAFENVHEIVNTAKTYDNMHINFDTEKYDSLFDVTQTLDRLKSEFTNVGTVIQAYLFKADVLIDKYPELRLRLVKGAYKESAHIAYQTKEEIDQNYIRLIEKRLLNAKNFTSIATHDHHIINHVKQFVKDNQIDKSQFEFQMLYGFRTELAEQIAKEGYNFTIYVPYGDDWFGYFMRRLAERPQNLTLAFKEFVKPQALAIIGGIAVLSTLLGLKKKKCHHQKPCSSEKEMKNKRCVKRL; encoded by the coding sequence ATGAGTTTTGTTAAGAATTTTTTCATTGCTTTATCCAATAATACCTTTTTGAACAATGCCGCAAAAAAAGTAGGTCCCTCATTAGGTGCAAACAAAGTAGTTGCAGGCAATCAATTACCAGACATTGTCAAAACGATAAAGCGCTTAAATGATAAAAATATCGCCGGTACAGTTGACATTCTAGGGGAATTTGTCCATAACCGACAAGAAGCGATAGATGCAAAAGATGAGATTTTAAAAGTGATGAAAGTGTTACATGACAATCATCTCAATGCGCATATGTCGATTAAATTAAGTCAACTCGGCATAGAATTTGATCGTGCATTGGCATTTGAAAATGTTCACGAAATCGTCAACACAGCTAAAACTTATGATAATATGCATATCAATTTTGACACAGAAAAATATGATAGTCTGTTTGACGTCACTCAAACACTTGATCGATTGAAAAGTGAGTTCACCAATGTAGGTACAGTTATTCAAGCTTATTTATTTAAAGCTGATGTTCTCATTGATAAATATCCAGAATTACGTCTCCGCCTCGTTAAAGGTGCATACAAGGAATCGGCACATATTGCTTACCAAACAAAAGAAGAAATTGATCAGAATTACATAAGACTTATCGAAAAACGTTTATTAAATGCGAAAAACTTCACTTCAATTGCCACACATGATCATCATATTATTAATCATGTTAAACAATTCGTAAAAGATAATCAGATTGATAAATCTCAATTTGAATTTCAAATGCTATATGGATTCCGTACAGAGTTAGCAGAACAAATTGCAAAAGAAGGTTATAACTTTACGATTTATGTGCCTTATGGTGATGATTGGTTTGGTTACTTTATGCGTCGTTTAGCCGAAAGACCGCAAAATTTAACATTAGCATTTAAGGAGTTCGTAAAACCTCAAGCTTTAGCTATTATTGGTGGAATCGCAGTTCTATCGACGCTTTTAGGATTGAAAAAGAAAAAATGTCATCATCAAAAACCTTGTTCTTCAGAAAAAGAGATGAAAAACAAACGCTGTGTAAAAAGATTATAA
- the crcB gene encoding fluoride efflux transporter CrcB: MQYFFIFLGGALGALLRYFCSLIPFWYELPVGTFFANIIGAFFMGLISTYALHLFKRYPQLKKAVTTGVLGALTTFSTFQFELYSIVQNEAWFEGLFYFIVSSGMGLISCGFGYKLGADLS; this comes from the coding sequence ATGCAGTACTTTTTTATTTTTTTAGGTGGAGCTTTGGGTGCTTTGCTGCGTTACTTTTGTTCCTTAATCCCCTTTTGGTATGAGCTACCGGTTGGCACTTTTTTCGCCAATATTATCGGAGCTTTTTTTATGGGGCTTATAAGCACATATGCACTCCATCTTTTTAAAAGATATCCTCAGTTAAAAAAAGCGGTTACAACCGGGGTTTTAGGAGCCTTAACGACATTCTCAACTTTTCAATTTGAACTCTATTCAATTGTTCAAAATGAGGCATGGTTCGAAGGCTTGTTTTACTTTATAGTCAGTAGTGGCATGGGATTAATTAGTTGTGGCTTCGGTTATAAATTGGGAGCGGATTTATCATGA
- the ribE gene encoding 6,7-dimethyl-8-ribityllumazine synthase produces the protein MKFEGQLIGEGLKIGIVVSRFNDFITGRLVDGAFDALIRHQVKEEDIDIAYVPGAFELPLVAKKMAQTGNYDAVITLGCVIRGATSHYDYVCNEAAKGIAKASEDTGVPVIFGVLTTENIEQAIERAGTKAGNKGAEVAVGAIEMANLLKKF, from the coding sequence ATGAAATTTGAAGGACAATTAATTGGAGAAGGTTTAAAAATAGGAATCGTTGTAAGTCGCTTTAATGATTTTATTACAGGACGTTTAGTCGATGGAGCATTTGATGCGCTAATACGTCATCAAGTCAAAGAAGAGGATATCGATATTGCGTATGTACCGGGTGCCTTTGAGCTTCCATTAGTTGCGAAAAAAATGGCGCAAACAGGAAACTATGATGCTGTGATTACATTAGGATGTGTCATTCGTGGTGCAACATCACATTACGATTATGTGTGTAATGAAGCGGCTAAAGGGATCGCAAAAGCGAGTGAAGACACAGGTGTACCTGTGATATTCGGTGTATTGACGACTGAAAATATTGAACAAGCTATTGAACGCGCCGGAACGAAAGCAGGTAACAAAGGGGCAGAAGTGGCTGTTGGCGCTATTGAAATGGCAAATTTACTTAAAAAGTTCTAA
- a CDS encoding transaldolase gives MNNLKVQVFADGADINQMKQAYQNKEVDGFTTNPSLMAKAGVKDYKQFAKEVVEAIPDASISFEVFGDDMETMEKEAEIIQQFGENIFVKIPIVNTKGETMLPLIKKLSAKGVKLNVTAVYTIEQVKDITEAVTEGVETYVSVFAGRIADTGVDPLPLMKEAVEVTHSKKGVQLLWASCRELFNVVQADEIGADIITCPSDVVKKVPNIGRDINELSVDTVKGFSKDIQSSGLSIL, from the coding sequence ATGAATAATTTAAAAGTGCAAGTATTTGCAGATGGTGCAGATATTAACCAAATGAAACAAGCATATCAAAATAAAGAAGTTGACGGTTTTACAACGAATCCGAGTTTAATGGCTAAAGCAGGTGTCAAAGATTACAAACAATTTGCTAAAGAAGTTGTAGAAGCTATTCCGGATGCTTCAATTTCTTTTGAAGTTTTCGGAGATGATATGGAAACAATGGAAAAAGAAGCTGAAATCATCCAACAATTTGGTGAAAATATTTTTGTGAAAATACCTATTGTAAATACAAAAGGTGAAACAATGTTACCTTTAATTAAAAAGTTGTCTGCAAAAGGTGTGAAATTAAACGTCACAGCTGTTTATACGATCGAACAAGTTAAAGACATTACAGAAGCAGTGACTGAAGGCGTAGAAACTTATGTATCTGTATTTGCAGGGCGTATTGCAGATACTGGTGTAGATCCTTTACCGCTTATGAAAGAGGCAGTAGAAGTCACTCATAGTAAAAAAGGTGTGCAATTGCTATGGGCAAGTTGTCGTGAATTATTCAATGTCGTACAAGCAGACGAAATTGGTGCAGATATTATTACTTGTCCAAGTGATGTCGTTAAAAAAGTCCCCAACATCGGCCGTGATATAAATGAACTTTCAGTCGATACAGTTAAAGGATTTTCTAAAGACATTCAAAGTTCAGGTTTAAGTATTTTATAA
- a CDS encoding riboflavin synthase, with amino-acid sequence MFTGIVEEVGTIQSIRKQSPTTQITISCSKILEDMSRGDSISVNGTCLTVTSFNENSFKVDVILGTENKTYLGQLQVGDRVNLERALLATGRLGGHFVQGHVDGKGTITNVRQSPNEWIYTIEASKDLLAQMIPQGSIAVDGISLTVFDKSNTSFEIHLIPETREATSLSLKSKGDAVHLETDMLFKYVQALNHNKQELKLNDLLKAGF; translated from the coding sequence ATGTTCACTGGTATCGTTGAAGAAGTCGGAACAATTCAATCTATCCGCAAACAATCTCCTACAACCCAAATCACGATTTCGTGTTCTAAAATTTTAGAAGATATGTCAAGAGGAGACTCTATTAGTGTAAACGGAACATGTTTAACAGTGACCTCATTTAACGAAAATAGCTTTAAAGTAGATGTTATTTTAGGTACAGAAAATAAAACATATTTAGGACAACTTCAAGTAGGTGATCGTGTTAACCTTGAACGTGCATTGCTCGCTACAGGCAGATTAGGTGGTCATTTTGTACAAGGGCATGTCGATGGCAAGGGGACGATTACAAATGTACGTCAATCGCCTAATGAATGGATTTATACCATCGAAGCGTCTAAAGATTTGTTAGCTCAAATGATTCCTCAAGGTTCGATTGCAGTGGATGGTATTAGTTTGACAGTTTTTGACAAATCTAATACGTCCTTTGAGATTCATTTAATTCCTGAAACACGAGAAGCTACATCACTTTCTTTAAAATCTAAAGGAGATGCTGTGCATCTTGAAACAGATATGTTATTTAAATATGTTCAAGCTTTAAATCACAACAAACAGGAACTTAAATTAAACGATTTACTAAAAGCAGGTTTTTAA
- a CDS encoding N-acetylglucosaminidase, with protein MRKHKKGSIITVVLLLIVTAIAGFLFFSMIKDQIFFKSVKQVERVEKLNVTLDQAAKKQIDNYTSQQVSNKDHTNWRDASPTEIRQAMDSSGFMDDKKQKYQFLDLSQYQGIDENRIKRMLINHPTLLNHTEDFLNAAKAKHVNEVYLISHALLETGSVASELSKGVEIDGKKYYNFYGVGALDEDPIKTGAEYAKKKGWDTPQKAIYGGAEFIHDHYLKNPEQNTLYSMRWNPKNPGEHQYATDINWAKSNATIMADFYKDMKTEGKYFNWYVYKDDKKHQDGKNHE; from the coding sequence ATGAGAAAGCACAAAAAAGGTTCAATAATAACTGTAGTGTTGTTACTAATTGTGACGGCAATTGCAGGATTTTTATTTTTTTCAATGATTAAAGACCAAATCTTTTTCAAATCGGTTAAGCAGGTCGAACGTGTTGAAAAATTGAATGTAACATTAGATCAAGCAGCCAAAAAACAAATAGACAACTATACGAGTCAACAAGTGTCAAATAAAGACCATACAAATTGGCGTGATGCCTCTCCGACTGAAATTCGTCAGGCGATGGATAGTTCAGGATTTATGGATGACAAAAAACAAAAATATCAATTTTTAGATTTATCACAATATCAAGGCATTGATGAAAATCGTATTAAACGTATGTTAATCAATCATCCTACATTGCTTAACCATACTGAGGATTTCTTAAATGCAGCAAAAGCAAAACATGTGAATGAGGTTTATTTAATTTCTCATGCGCTATTAGAAACTGGTTCAGTAGCCTCTGAACTTTCTAAAGGTGTCGAAATCGATGGTAAAAAATATTACAACTTTTATGGTGTCGGTGCTTTAGATGAAGACCCGATTAAGACTGGCGCAGAATATGCGAAGAAAAAAGGTTGGGATACGCCACAAAAAGCCATTTACGGTGGTGCCGAATTTATTCATGATCATTATTTAAAAAACCCTGAACAAAATACACTTTATAGTATGAGATGGAATCCTAAAAATCCTGGAGAACATCAATATGCAACAGATATTAATTGGGCAAAAAGTAATGCGACAATCATGGCTGACTTTTACAAAGATATGAAGACAGAAGGAAAATATTTTAATTGGTACGTTTATAAAGACGATAAAAAACATCAAGATGGTAAAAACCACGAATAA
- a CDS encoding aldo/keto reductase, with protein MQYVKFYNDHQMPQVGLGVFRVKNDDTAKEAVKHAILNGYRSIDTAMIYENEEKVGEGIREALEASQLKREDLFITSKLWMSDYGRENVAEAYETSLKKLGLDYLDLYLVHWPGQDEDVMIDTWKGMEALYKEGKVKNVGVSNFNIEHLERLLAETSIKPVINQVEFHPYLTQTKLRAYLEAQHIKMESWSPLMNAQILDDNTVQEVANEVKRTPAQVIIRWNIQHGVVTIPKSVTPNRIDENLNVFDFELSEAQMTRLDQLNEDRRIGPDPLTFNGQ; from the coding sequence ATGCAATACGTTAAATTTTATAATGATCATCAAATGCCTCAAGTAGGTCTAGGTGTTTTTAGAGTGAAAAATGATGATACAGCAAAAGAAGCGGTCAAACATGCTATTTTAAATGGTTATAGAAGCATTGATACGGCAATGATTTATGAAAATGAAGAAAAAGTTGGTGAAGGTATTAGAGAAGCTTTAGAAGCCTCTCAACTTAAAAGAGAAGATTTATTTATAACATCTAAGTTATGGATGAGTGATTATGGACGAGAAAATGTGGCAGAAGCTTATGAAACATCTCTGAAAAAACTTGGACTTGACTACTTAGATTTATATTTAGTACATTGGCCAGGCCAAGATGAAGATGTGATGATTGACACTTGGAAAGGTATGGAGGCATTATATAAAGAAGGAAAAGTTAAAAACGTAGGTGTTAGCAATTTTAATATTGAGCATTTAGAACGATTACTTGCTGAGACTTCAATCAAACCTGTTATTAACCAAGTGGAGTTTCATCCATATTTAACACAAACAAAACTAAGAGCGTATCTCGAAGCGCAACACATTAAAATGGAATCCTGGTCTCCATTAATGAACGCCCAAATTTTAGATGATAACACAGTTCAAGAGGTTGCTAATGAAGTGAAGCGCACACCGGCACAAGTGATTATCCGTTGGAACATTCAACATGGTGTTGTAACCATTCCAAAATCAGTGACGCCAAACCGTATAGATGAAAATTTAAATGTATTTGACTTTGAATTAAGCGAAGCACAAATGACACGCTTAGATCAATTAAATGAAGATCGTCGTATTGGACCTGATCCACTTACATTCAATGGTCAATAA
- a CDS encoding FAD/NAD(P)-binding protein: protein MKVAIIGMGTAGVSVLRHLVKFKQFKQLEVDVYDNEVNMGQGKPFQDDSEDLLTNVPADMISLNQDNLNEFKEWYQSQNKFDYGDATYLPRFVFGHYMKGQLETFYNTFENINVITQEVMHMFIEEARNKILPQSINLCTGDDVSSCKKYDYVFLTIGTMSYNDPYQLKGTPNYIQSPYPANRTLDNVNDEDEIAIIGSGLASLDVIRYAVSHHQKKPIIVAGRSGKLPSVRGEMIDITLKHVTPENFDYLKRQNMGVVPLEEAIELFKKECEDYSIPLQKLLKRRKYDAVRDLNYDLNHPEDVGALQSLLETIKENMDWIWNSFSRENQERFMHKYQRYIVENSNPMPQETARLVIREIKSGHLQVLSGLENLRHYYGKFRLGFKNSEEEIKVDVVINATGSKKHLAQLDEDDKLLLDIADRQIVQAHPMGGIQIVPTSNEVVSPLYGTLKNMRAIGQMTNGVNYHRNGVPAIVQQAVRSVENLYETLDELQTLEKENIKADKKKKDAKDKKDSKNDKKEKKHKKDKKKKEKKKKNKKKKK from the coding sequence ATGAAGGTGGCGATTATTGGAATGGGAACAGCTGGTGTGAGTGTTCTCCGCCATTTAGTGAAATTTAAGCAGTTTAAACAATTAGAAGTGGATGTCTATGATAACGAAGTAAATATGGGACAAGGTAAACCATTTCAAGATGACAGTGAAGATTTGTTAACAAATGTACCTGCAGATATGATTTCTTTAAATCAAGACAATTTAAATGAATTTAAAGAATGGTATCAATCTCAAAATAAATTTGATTATGGTGATGCAACTTATTTACCACGTTTTGTGTTTGGTCATTATATGAAAGGGCAACTTGAAACGTTTTATAATACATTTGAAAATATCAATGTAATAACGCAAGAAGTCATGCATATGTTTATTGAGGAAGCGCGTAATAAAATATTACCTCAATCCATTAATCTATGTACTGGAGACGATGTTTCTAGTTGTAAAAAATATGATTATGTATTTTTAACAATAGGGACAATGAGTTACAACGATCCTTATCAACTTAAAGGGACGCCAAATTATATTCAATCTCCTTATCCAGCGAATCGAACGTTAGATAATGTAAATGATGAAGACGAGATTGCAATTATTGGTAGTGGTTTAGCAAGTTTGGATGTCATACGTTATGCAGTGAGTCACCATCAGAAGAAACCGATTATTGTCGCAGGACGAAGTGGCAAATTACCGAGTGTTCGGGGCGAAATGATTGATATTACTTTAAAACATGTCACACCTGAAAACTTTGATTATCTAAAACGTCAAAATATGGGTGTTGTGCCATTAGAAGAGGCGATTGAATTATTTAAAAAAGAATGTGAAGACTATAGCATCCCATTACAAAAACTGCTTAAACGTCGAAAATATGACGCCGTGAGAGACTTAAACTATGACTTAAATCATCCTGAAGACGTTGGGGCATTACAAAGTCTATTAGAAACGATAAAAGAAAATATGGACTGGATTTGGAATAGTTTTAGCCGTGAAAATCAAGAGCGCTTTATGCATAAATATCAAAGATATATCGTGGAAAACTCCAATCCAATGCCGCAGGAAACAGCACGTTTGGTCATTAGAGAAATTAAATCAGGACATTTACAAGTGCTCTCAGGTTTAGAAAATCTTCGTCATTATTATGGTAAATTTAGACTTGGATTTAAAAATAGTGAAGAGGAAATCAAAGTGGATGTGGTGATTAATGCAACAGGGTCTAAAAAACATTTAGCGCAATTAGACGAAGATGACAAACTACTTTTAGATATTGCCGATCGTCAAATTGTTCAAGCCCATCCAATGGGGGGGATTCAAATCGTTCCAACCTCCAATGAAGTGGTTAGCCCATTATACGGGACATTAAAAAATATGAGAGCCATCGGTCAAATGACCAATGGTGTCAATTATCATCGTAATGGGGTTCCAGCGATTGTACAACAAGCCGTGCGTTCGGTTGAAAACTTGTATGAAACATTAGATGAACTGCAAACCTTAGAAAAAGAAAATATTAAAGCAGATAAAAAGAAAAAAGACGCTAAGGATAAGAAAGACTCTAAAAATGACAAGAAAGAAAAGAAACATAAAAAAGACAAAAAGAAAAAAGAGAAGAAAAAGAAAAATAAGAAAAAGAAAAAGTAA
- a CDS encoding fluoride efflux transporter FluC, whose translation MTLIAILIGGGIGATLRAFLTELIPPQGRYSFPLSTFIINISGCFMFGFLTPLFTEHHALYFFVFVGILGGFTTFSTLQLDLIKMIQHRHWQSFILLFVIQYLGCFIAIFIGYQCSFVLFDSFH comes from the coding sequence ATGACACTCATTGCTATTTTAATTGGCGGGGGCATTGGCGCCACTTTAAGAGCTTTTCTCACTGAACTCATTCCTCCACAAGGACGCTACTCCTTTCCATTATCTACATTTATCATTAATATAAGTGGTTGCTTTATGTTTGGCTTTTTGACGCCTTTATTCACAGAGCACCACGCATTATATTTTTTCGTTTTTGTAGGCATATTAGGAGGATTCACCACATTTTCAACCTTACAATTAGATCTTATTAAAATGATTCAACATCGACATTGGCAATCATTCATTTTGCTATTTGTCATACAATATTTAGGTTGTTTTATCGCTATTTTTATTGGTTATCAGTGCTCGTTCGTTTTATTTGACTCATTTCATTAA
- a CDS encoding competence protein ComK, whose amino-acid sequence MNNHTLLYFKTAESLTYALKVQYTTFSIYSTLSLQRFIQVLLKEHHKHLSTQIALSSELLHIGQYIPIFVSPQLIICPLYAKRSTEQIYINMVQVIGMHSFRRQTHIIFSNYHQITVNAPITFCAKKWKECMLLSQLLMHSI is encoded by the coding sequence TTGAACAATCACACTTTATTATATTTTAAAACTGCTGAGTCTTTAACGTATGCTTTAAAGGTACAATATACCACTTTTTCTATATATTCAACGCTTAGCCTTCAACGTTTTATCCAAGTGTTACTTAAAGAACACCACAAACATTTATCCACACAAATTGCACTCTCCAGTGAATTGCTCCATATTGGACAATATATTCCAATCTTTGTTTCTCCTCAACTCATCATCTGTCCACTTTATGCCAAACGTTCCACAGAGCAAATTTATATCAATATGGTACAAGTCATTGGAATGCATTCTTTTAGAAGACAAACACACATCATTTTTTCAAATTATCATCAGATTACTGTCAATGCCCCAATAACCTTCTGTGCTAAAAAATGGAAAGAATGTATGCTATTAAGTCAGCTACTTATGCATTCGATTTAA
- a CDS encoding sigma-70 family RNA polymerase sigma factor: protein MNYEDLYMKYEKYIHYLLKKYYIRYNYDEYFQMLMIRLWELQHQYDYRRSKNFHAYLRTKLHFYLLDLFRKQQMITILSEASLATQIAPKTSFLSLELYFIFNQLTSKQRQWLVYHLQGYTQKEICEKMCCALSTIKNYQRQTYDILKSNMSPRP from the coding sequence ATGAATTACGAAGATTTATATATGAAATATGAAAAGTATATACACTATCTTCTCAAAAAATACTATATTCGGTATAATTATGATGAGTATTTTCAAATGTTGATGATTCGTTTATGGGAACTCCAACATCAATATGATTACAGACGTTCGAAAAATTTCCATGCTTATCTCCGCACTAAACTTCACTTTTATCTTTTAGATCTTTTTAGAAAACAACAGATGATCACCATTTTATCAGAAGCCTCCCTCGCTACTCAAATAGCTCCGAAAACATCATTCTTATCACTAGAACTTTATTTCATATTTAATCAACTGACATCCAAACAACGTCAATGGCTCGTTTACCATCTTCAAGGCTACACGCAAAAAGAAATATGTGAGAAGATGTGTTGTGCTTTAAGCACAATCAAAAATTATCAACGGCAAACTTATGACATCTTAAAAAGCAACATGAGCCCCCGTCCATAG
- the ribD gene encoding bifunctional diaminohydroxyphosphoribosylaminopyrimidine deaminase/5-amino-6-(5-phosphoribosylamino)uracil reductase RibD, which produces MLNYLDKAITLAELVEGQTGLNPSVGAVIVKDGRIIGMGAHLKQGERHAEIQAIDMAGSKNVEGATMYVSLEPCSHFGKTPPCAKRIIETKIAHVVYAARDITLPATGHQMMEEAGVRVDYRPHPRAMALYQDFFKSKQNGFPIVTVKVSASMDGKQATDDDESQWITNPSVKEEVFQLRHQHDAIITGTGTLHKDNPSLTVRKENGHHPTRVILSKKGKIQWDLQMFHDQESPIMIYTENKELQTSLPNVKIICLEECHVETILKDLYQKGFGRVLVEAGPKVTSQFLSSNMITHFILYLAPKIIGGKGLNQFYQTEEILDLDHVHQFEIVETSLIDTNVKIHMKRK; this is translated from the coding sequence TTGCTGAATTATTTAGATAAAGCCATTACTTTAGCTGAGTTAGTCGAAGGACAAACGGGTTTAAACCCCTCTGTGGGTGCCGTTATTGTGAAGGATGGCAGAATTATAGGAATGGGTGCACATCTTAAACAAGGAGAACGCCATGCCGAAATCCAAGCGATTGATATGGCGGGTTCTAAAAATGTTGAAGGTGCCACAATGTATGTTTCGTTAGAACCTTGTTCGCATTTTGGAAAAACTCCACCTTGTGCTAAACGTATAATTGAAACAAAAATAGCCCATGTGGTGTATGCTGCTCGTGACATAACGCTTCCAGCAACAGGTCATCAAATGATGGAAGAGGCAGGTGTTAGGGTAGACTATCGCCCACATCCGAGAGCAATGGCACTGTATCAAGACTTTTTTAAAAGTAAACAAAATGGATTTCCAATCGTCACTGTTAAAGTAAGTGCAAGTATGGACGGGAAACAAGCAACAGATGATGATGAAAGTCAATGGATTACAAATCCTTCTGTTAAAGAAGAAGTATTTCAATTGAGACATCAACATGATGCCATTATCACGGGAACAGGGACGCTGCATAAAGACAATCCTAGCTTAACGGTCAGAAAAGAAAATGGGCATCATCCTACAAGAGTCATTTTGTCTAAAAAAGGAAAGATACAGTGGGACTTACAAATGTTTCATGACCAAGAAAGTCCGATAATGATTTATACAGAAAACAAAGAGCTCCAAACATCGTTACCAAATGTAAAAATCATTTGTTTAGAAGAATGTCACGTGGAGACGATTTTAAAAGATTTATATCAAAAAGGATTTGGACGTGTTCTTGTCGAAGCAGGTCCAAAGGTTACCTCTCAATTTTTATCATCTAATATGATAACGCATTTTATTTTATATTTAGCCCCGAAAATCATTGGTGGAAAAGGTTTAAATCAATTTTATCAAACTGAAGAAATTCTAGACTTAGACCATGTACACCAATTTGAAATTGTTGAGACCTCATTAATAGATACTAATGTGAAAATACACATGAAAAGGAAGTGA